From the Phyllobacterium sp. T1293 genome, the window GTGCGCCGGGGGCCGTGCGTGTGCCTTCCGGATAGATCATCAGCTGGCGCCCTTGCGAAACCGCGTCCCGCGCGCCCCGGACAGCCGCCTTCATGGCAACGGAGCGCTTGCCCCGGTCAATTGGCACCATCTTCATCTTGAGAATGTACCAACCGAACAGCGGTATCCACATCAACTCGCGTTTGAGGATGTAAACCGGATCGGCAATCTGCGGCAGGAACGCGTAGGCATCCCAGAAGGATTGGTGCTTTGGCGCGCAAATATAGGGACCGTCAGGGATATTCTCGAGGCCCTCGATGACGTGATCGGTGCCCGCCAGTACCTTCTGCAACCAATGGTTTGACTTCGCCCAGTTCTTTGGCACGCTCCACGCATTTTTGCGCGGGCTGAGGAAATAATAGGGGGTGAAGATAATCATCTGAACGATCAGATTGATATAAAAGGCGATGTTGAAAACAATTGATCGGATGATCGTCATGGGGGTCCCGGTCATGGCGGTTGGATAGGTCTTCGTTACAGCAAGTTGACCTCGCCGTGAACCACTATCAGACGTCTTTGACCCAACGGACGAGGGTTTGTGTGACAGCCGATAGATTATCCGGCAGAGCCGACCGAATGACAGCACCAAGATATTTTACATATTCCACCACAAGCACGCGCACGACCTGCCCACGGGCCAGCCAGTCGCCGTTGCGCAGATCGCTGTTGACGATGGGGTAGGGGATGAATTCGATATCCTGCGAGGCGCGTCTGAGTTCAACCAGAGTGCGGGGCATGTGGTAATTATTGGTGACCACGATGACGCGGCTATAGTGATTGGCCTTGGCCCATTTGATGCTTTCGGATGCATTGCCGATTGTATCCATGGCGGAGCGATCGATATCGACACAACATTCAAACAAGGTGGCATCGCCGCGCGTCACCCGCTGCAATTCACCGCGTTTGGTGGAAGGATGCACGCCGCTGATGAAAAGCCGCTCGCCACGTTTGTTCTTGAGGAGATCGAGAGCGCCTTCAATGCGCGAATAGCCGCCGGTCAGAACGACAATACCATCCGCCGGTTCAACCAGATCCGGTGTCTGCATGGTGCTGACATGATCGCTGAAAACAATGAAGCCGCCAAGGAACAGGCCGAGCGCCAGAACCCCGAGCAAAAAGAACGGCCGGGCAATCCGCTTGCGCAGCGCAGACACGATCCCACCGGTGCGGCCTTCTGGGCCTGCGGGTGGTTGATTGCTGCTGTCGTTCGCGCCGTCCATTTTCGGGTCACGCATTGCCTTGTTCGTGGGTCATGTTACCGGGAGCTTATAGGCCTTGCCGGCAAACCTCCCCTAAATTTTTGTCGTCAAATTGAATCGAATCGGCGGGGTTCAGTTATCGTGACTTTCGCCAGCCCTTCCATCAACCTGCCGCAAATGCGCTATGACTGTCATTCGTGTTGTAATCATGGTCAAAACACTGACTGCAAGTATGATCAGGACGACGCCGGTATAGCCGCCCGAACCGATGGAAAAGTTGCCAAACAGAGCTGTGGCCTGATCGGCTTCCGGGGTTGCCAGATTACGCGACGACCACCAGCCGATGATCAGGAAGATCAAAATGGCCAGCGCCCCGCCGCATAAAGCGCCTTTCAGGGCAGTCCAGAAAAAATGCCGCTCGAATTGCCGCGCGACGAATTTCTGTTCCGCGCCGATAAAATGCAGCACTTCGATGATGTGACCATTACCGGCCATGGCGCCGCGCGTGGCAAAAATAACCGTCAGCACCGTCGCTGCGACAACCAGTCCAAGCACTGCCATGCCGATCAGCACCGTGGAGCGGGCCATGGAGACAAGCCGGTCGACCCAGTTGCGGTGATCATCGAAACTGGCGCCGGGAACGTTCTTCACAAGCTCGCTGCGCAGCGTGGCAAAATCCGGCGGCGAGGCTTCATCAAGGCTCACGACAACGAGCCGGGGAACCGGCAGGTCATCAATGTTAAGCCCGGTGCCAAGCCATGGCTCCAACAGCCGGGCCGTTGCCGCGCGGTCAATCACACGGGTGGATTTAACCCCGGCAAAACCTTCCGCCAGCTTGCTGGCCTGCACCAGCAGCTTTTCCATATCCTGTCCTTCGACGGGACGGATCTGGATGGTGGCTTCGGTCGATATCTGACTTTGCCATGTGGCAGCTGTTGACTGGACAAGGCTGACCGCGCCAATGGTCAGGCAGGCGAGGAACGTCATGATGGCGATGACGATCATCAGCGCATGGCCGACGACGTTACCAGCAGGCACAATCGGCGCTTGACCCGTCTTGCCACGCACAAACTCTATCGCCCGGTCCATGAGACCGAGGGCGAGTACCCGGAGGCGGGCGACATCAATCATAAATATCGAGCCTCCC encodes:
- a CDS encoding cell division protein FtsX, whose protein sequence is MIDVARLRVLALGLMDRAIEFVRGKTGQAPIVPAGNVVGHALMIVIAIMTFLACLTIGAVSLVQSTAATWQSQISTEATIQIRPVEGQDMEKLLVQASKLAEGFAGVKSTRVIDRAATARLLEPWLGTGLNIDDLPVPRLVVVSLDEASPPDFATLRSELVKNVPGASFDDHRNWVDRLVSMARSTVLIGMAVLGLVVAATVLTVIFATRGAMAGNGHIIEVLHFIGAEQKFVARQFERHFFWTALKGALCGGALAILIFLIIGWWSSRNLATPEADQATALFGNFSIGSGGYTGVVLIILAVSVLTMITTRMTVIAHLRQVDGRAGESHDN
- a CDS encoding lysophospholipid acyltransferase family protein; the protein is MTIIRSIVFNIAFYINLIVQMIIFTPYYFLSPRKNAWSVPKNWAKSNHWLQKVLAGTDHVIEGLENIPDGPYICAPKHQSFWDAYAFLPQIADPVYILKRELMWIPLFGWYILKMKMVPIDRGKRSVAMKAAVRGARDAVSQGRQLMIYPEGTRTAPGAPPAYKYGVAHIYSELGVPVLPIAHVAGLYWPRRKFRRFPGTIRCRILPPIQPGLDAEAFLRKLQEVTEAACDELLIEAARSDNPPPMPPTAVQRLKELGVIV
- a CDS encoding YdcF family protein, whose amino-acid sequence is MRDPKMDGANDSSNQPPAGPEGRTGGIVSALRKRIARPFFLLGVLALGLFLGGFIVFSDHVSTMQTPDLVEPADGIVVLTGGYSRIEGALDLLKNKRGERLFISGVHPSTKRGELQRVTRGDATLFECCVDIDRSAMDTIGNASESIKWAKANHYSRVIVVTNNYHMPRTLVELRRASQDIEFIPYPIVNSDLRNGDWLARGQVVRVLVVEYVKYLGAVIRSALPDNLSAVTQTLVRWVKDV